The DNA segment ATTGTCACTGCATTTATAGGGAACCTCCAAAGCCCCACAAAAACAAGGACTAGAGTAAGAAATACAGGATATGTGCCGACTGCAGAATTTGAAGCCATCCCTACACACTGACAGCTGATAACATAAACAGTAACACAGGCAAGGTGGTGCAATGGGAAATTCAAATTATGGAATTTTGCTAAAACTCGGCAGTCGGCTCATGTCCTACATTAATTTTCGCTATAGTCATCATTTGTTGCTGCTCGTTCTATCGGCTTGCCCCGCTAGACAGCCAAATTTGCTGGATTTATAGATGCCACACCTGTTTTACTAATTAATCATTTATTATTTGGGCTATCACAGTACACTGgtgtaataagaaaaaaattctacaCAGGCAAAGTTAATGATATAAAGACTGCAACACCGAGACAAGGATTGCGGGTTCTCAAAGGCTACGTGAGCCCTTCACAGAGGAATGGACCAGTATATGAGTGCTGGATTTTGGTCACTGAAGATGGAGAAATAAAAGATGCAAGGTGTTCATGTATGGCAGGGTAAGCAAAATGGTTATGCACATTGTTATGTGTAATAATGGTGAGAGCACAGTGGAATGTTTCTCCAGTTCAGTGAGCCGTGCATTGTAAGGAGCCCTTGTAAGAGATCCTTATTTGCTTTTCTTCAGTCTGGGACGAGTCTGCAGCCACAGTGCTGCTGTATGCTTCGCCGTCGACTTCTGGACCCAGGTCAACACTCATCAACCAGATCCTCATCAGCTAGCTCCGACAGACTTGCCATGCCAGTGGGTGCAGCCTCGTCTGAAAAAGGTAATACGCAAGCCAGGCTCTGATATCACAGTGGCGCCACAAAAAGTGCACAAGCCAGGCTTGCTTGTGCAGATGTGAAATTATACATGGTCATTGATTTAACAGCTACAGCAAACTTGCAGCTAAAGAGAACAACTTGTGGATAAAGATTTATTCATATTTTCTTGTCCATAGGTCGCATCTAAGCCAACAAAAGATATAGTGTACAAGCGACACTCCTGTGGACCTCAACCAACAGTGCCAAAAAAGTGCAAGCTAATAGAGCTTAAAGAAGCCCTTGACGTCGAAGGCTTCTTGGAAAAAATTAAGGAGGTGACGTATACGAACAAGTTCAACAAAACGCATTGTGTATTGCTGGTTTAACATTCTTTAACCACTGCAAATTTTGTTTTCCTCCCATAGGTTGCACCAACGGCAAGGATATTTACACTGACAACTTGCAAACCACAAGTCAATGCGACTCCAACTGAAAATGTCAATGGTTCGTCCCATCACGTT comes from the Dermacentor silvarum isolate Dsil-2018 chromosome 9, BIME_Dsil_1.4, whole genome shotgun sequence genome and includes:
- the LOC125939793 gene encoding uncharacterized protein LOC125939793, with amino-acid sequence MRNLNYEHGTHLWPPIDYAAICKYFLERPCHDGGTAKAFRALDAYQYVKSGKVNDIKTATPRQGLRVLKGYVSPSQRNGPVYECWILVTEDGEIKDARCSCMAGLGRVCSHSAAVCFAVDFWTQVNTHQPDPHQLAPTDLPCQWVQPRLKKVIRKPGSDITVAPQKVHKPGLLVQM